The proteins below come from a single Vampirovibrio chlorellavorus genomic window:
- the pyrH gene encoding UMP kinase, with protein MTQPTPPAHSIKYKRILLKISGEALMGDQGFGIKPEVISLVADEIVEAASLGCDVAVVVGGGNIFRGVQNSTKLGMDRAAADYVGMLATIMNSLILQETVKSKGMQVRVMSAIGMDRIAEPYIRLKAVRHLEKGRVVIFAGGTGNPFFSTDTTSALRAAEIGADVIMMAKNGVDGVYDKDPKTNPDAIKFDTLTYDDVLMKDLKVMDQTAVTLCKETRLPILVFDFNQQGAISQILQGEKIGTYIGGAS; from the coding sequence ATGACCCAACCAACCCCACCCGCCCACAGCATCAAATACAAGCGTATTCTCTTAAAAATCAGTGGCGAAGCGCTGATGGGCGATCAGGGCTTTGGCATTAAGCCGGAAGTCATCAGCCTGGTGGCGGACGAGATCGTGGAAGCGGCGTCCCTCGGGTGTGATGTGGCCGTGGTGGTGGGCGGCGGTAATATTTTCCGGGGCGTGCAAAACTCCACCAAGCTGGGCATGGACCGGGCCGCAGCCGACTACGTGGGCATGCTGGCCACGATTATGAACTCGCTGATCTTGCAGGAAACGGTGAAATCCAAGGGCATGCAGGTTCGGGTCATGAGCGCTATCGGCATGGATCGCATCGCGGAGCCTTACATTCGCCTCAAAGCCGTTCGTCACCTGGAAAAAGGCCGCGTGGTCATTTTTGCGGGCGGTACCGGCAACCCGTTCTTCTCCACCGATACCACTTCCGCCCTGCGGGCCGCCGAAATTGGCGCGGATGTGATTATGATGGCTAAAAACGGGGTGGACGGCGTTTACGATAAAGACCCCAAAACCAACCCGGATGCCATTAAATTTGACACCCTAACCTATGATGACGTGCTGATGAAAGACCTGAAGGTCATGGACCAGACCGCAGTGACCTTGTGCAAGGAAACCCGGTTGCCCATTCTGGTTTTTGACTTCAACCAGCAAGGGGCCATCAGCCAGATTTTGCAAGGGGAAAAGATCGGCACCTACATCGGCGGGGCCTCTTGA
- the tsf gene encoding translation elongation factor Ts, translating to MEITASQVKELREKTGAGMMDAKKALVEAGGDMDKAAELLRQKGIATAEKKSGRTAAEGQVASLISADGKAGAMVEVNCETDFVAKGEAFLAMVGEVNQQVLEEAPASVEALLTQPSKALAGSTVQQYVTEKIAAIRENLSIRRFVRYQREGHGAVHSYIHTGGRVGVLVEIQASKPETAGNEAFKQLLKDVAMQIASAAPEFVTRADIDPAVVEEETRVEMGKEDLANKPEEIRRKIVEGRVSKILGQRCLIEQPFVKDPSQSVDDVIKARATELGDPEVSVVRFTRYALGEGIEKKETNFAEEVAAAARV from the coding sequence ATGGAAATTACAGCATCGCAAGTAAAAGAACTGCGTGAAAAAACCGGAGCCGGCATGATGGATGCCAAAAAGGCGCTGGTGGAAGCAGGCGGCGATATGGACAAGGCCGCGGAACTCCTGCGGCAAAAGGGTATTGCCACCGCTGAAAAGAAAAGTGGCCGTACCGCCGCTGAAGGCCAAGTGGCTTCTTTGATCTCCGCGGACGGAAAAGCCGGCGCCATGGTTGAAGTCAACTGTGAGACCGATTTTGTGGCCAAGGGTGAAGCCTTTTTGGCCATGGTCGGGGAAGTCAACCAGCAAGTGCTGGAAGAGGCCCCCGCATCGGTGGAAGCCCTGTTGACCCAACCCAGCAAAGCCCTGGCTGGCAGCACCGTACAACAGTACGTAACCGAGAAAATCGCCGCCATTCGGGAAAACCTGAGCATTCGTCGCTTTGTGCGTTACCAGCGCGAAGGCCACGGGGCCGTTCACTCCTATATTCACACCGGTGGTCGGGTGGGTGTTCTGGTAGAAATTCAGGCCAGCAAGCCGGAAACCGCCGGAAATGAAGCCTTCAAGCAACTGCTGAAAGATGTGGCCATGCAAATCGCCAGCGCCGCACCGGAGTTTGTGACCCGTGCCGACATTGATCCGGCTGTGGTGGAGGAAGAAACCCGGGTGGAAATGGGCAAGGAAGACTTGGCCAACAAACCCGAAGAGATCCGCCGCAAGATTGTGGAAGGCCGTGTTTCCAAAATTCTGGGTCAACGCTGCCTGATTGAACAACCGTTCGTCAAGGATCCTTCCCAGTCCGTGGATGATGTGATCAAGGCCCGCGCCACTGAGCTGGGCGATCCGGAAGTCTCGGTGGTTCGCTTTACCCGCTATGCGCTGGGCGAAGGCATTGAGAAAAAAGAAACCAACTTTGCCGAGGAAGTGGCAGCCGCCGCCCGCGTGTAA